In a genomic window of Methylovirgula sp. 4M-Z18:
- a CDS encoding Lrp/AsnC family transcriptional regulator: protein MDIFDIKLLEALQRDGRLTNYDLAEKVGLSASQCSRRRLALEEDGTIASYHAALSAEKVGLTVTVFVQVTLATHSPDNSQHFAELVETLEEVQEAYAMAGEADYLLKMAVPDLKALSRIMAEKFLAHTSVAHVRSAIVLDRLKQSSRLPLRHLVPAEAGTVRRTAR from the coding sequence ATGGACATTTTCGACATCAAACTGCTCGAAGCCCTGCAGCGGGACGGCCGGCTGACCAATTACGATTTGGCCGAGAAAGTCGGCCTCTCGGCATCGCAATGCTCGCGCCGGCGGCTGGCGCTCGAAGAGGACGGGACGATCGCGAGTTATCACGCCGCGCTTTCGGCGGAAAAAGTGGGGCTCACCGTCACGGTCTTTGTCCAGGTGACACTCGCGACCCATTCGCCCGACAATTCCCAGCATTTCGCCGAACTGGTCGAGACGCTGGAAGAGGTGCAGGAGGCCTATGCCATGGCCGGTGAAGCCGATTATCTCTTGAAAATGGCAGTGCCGGATTTGAAGGCGCTGTCGCGCATCATGGCCGAAAAATTCCTCGCCCATACCAGCGTCGCGCATGTGCGCTCGGCGATCGTTCTCGACCGCCTGAAACAATCCTCCCGCCTGCCCTTGCGGCATCTCGTGCCGGCAGAGGCTGGCACGGTGCGGCGGACAGCGCGGTGA